A portion of the Bacteroidota bacterium genome contains these proteins:
- a CDS encoding aspartate aminotransferase family protein translates to MENLFQSYKTHLAQTTNFAPVQLEIEKAEGIYLHDKEGKKYIDLISGVAVNNLGHRHPKIMDAIQKQLDKYLHIMVYGEFVQEETVKLAEKLASLLPTSLSSSFFVNSGSEAIEGAIKLAKLHSNRYEIISFKGSYHGSTQATLSLLGDEKFKNPFRPLAPLQKQLEFNNFEQIKEITSQTACVIIEPIQTASGMIMPKDNFLQSVREQCNKTGVLLIFDEIQTALGRTGKLFALDYFHVVPDILCLAKSLGGGLPIGAFISSPEIMNSLNNGHPLMGHATTFGGHPMVCATALATLEVLSSENYLKEIESKSLLFRKLLVHSKIKEIRGTGFLLAVDLGNAEITQKFVENVIPNGLITYWFLFDNTSFSIIPPLTITEEEIEESCAIILKTLDEI, encoded by the coding sequence ATGGAAAATCTTTTTCAAAGCTATAAAACACATCTTGCTCAAACCACCAATTTTGCTCCTGTACAGCTGGAAATTGAAAAAGCAGAAGGAATATATTTACACGATAAAGAGGGCAAAAAATACATCGATTTAATTTCAGGAGTTGCCGTAAATAACTTGGGCCACAGGCATCCAAAAATAATGGATGCTATACAAAAACAACTCGACAAATACCTCCACATTATGGTTTATGGTGAGTTCGTACAGGAAGAAACCGTTAAACTGGCTGAAAAATTAGCAAGCCTTTTACCTACAAGCTTAAGCAGTTCATTTTTTGTCAACTCCGGAAGCGAAGCCATTGAAGGAGCTATTAAACTTGCCAAACTGCATAGCAATCGTTATGAGATTATTTCATTTAAAGGTTCCTATCATGGAAGCACACAAGCAACATTGAGTTTATTGGGAGATGAGAAATTCAAAAATCCTTTTCGGCCTTTAGCTCCATTACAAAAGCAATTGGAATTCAACAATTTTGAACAAATAAAGGAAATAACATCCCAAACAGCTTGTGTAATAATTGAACCTATTCAAACGGCTTCAGGAATGATTATGCCTAAAGATAATTTCCTACAATCAGTAAGAGAACAATGTAACAAAACTGGGGTACTCCTTATTTTTGATGAAATTCAAACTGCCTTGGGACGAACAGGAAAATTATTTGCCCTTGATTATTTCCACGTTGTTCCCGACATTTTATGTCTGGCAAAAAGTTTAGGCGGTGGCTTGCCAATTGGCGCCTTTATTTCATCTCCCGAAATAATGAATTCTCTAAATAATGGACATCCTTTAATGGGTCATGCCACCACTTTTGGTGGGCACCCAATGGTATGTGCTACTGCTTTGGCAACATTAGAAGTTCTTAGCAGCGAAAACTATCTTAAGGAAATAGAATCCAAAAGCTTGTTATTCCGAAAACTTCTTGTTCATTCCAAAATCAAGGAAATTCGTGGAACAGGATTTCTGTTGGCAGTGGATTTGGGAAATGCTGAAATCACCCAAAAATTTGTTGAAAACGTTATACCAAATGGCCTTATCACCTATTGGTTTTTATTTGATAATACCTCCTTTAGTATTATCCCTCCCCTCACCATTACTGAAGAAGAAATTGAAGAGAGTTGTGCCATTATACTGAAAACGCTGGATGAGATTTGA
- a CDS encoding helix-turn-helix transcriptional regulator, translating to MAKDFNEMETQALLFQQIKNSIPQNLSLVDEVSDLLNISSDSAYRRIRSGKSLSIDELQKLCSHFNISLDKLFNIKTNHILFSASDINHIHFSFEDYMAFVQASLSQFARSENLEMIYSAQDIPLFHHFRHPELAAFKVFFYLKAVLLFPEYVNKKFSFEDTLETTMKIGKKIIQTYERIPAKEIWNQETINSFLRQIEFSFDIGVFENPEDAFILCDRLDEEINHIKLQAERGYKYTEQDSSNNSNDNYQLYSSEVIVGDNTILVNMDKSQITYLTYNVLSLLSTSDVHFCQSTEKHLRNVISKSALISSVSERERIIFFNNMHQKIDKLRSRLKNSD from the coding sequence TTGGCAAAAGACTTTAACGAAATGGAAACACAAGCCCTTTTATTTCAACAAATTAAAAACTCAATCCCTCAGAATCTTTCGCTTGTAGATGAAGTATCTGATTTATTGAATATAAGTTCAGATAGTGCTTACAGAAGAATCCGGTCAGGAAAAAGTTTATCCATTGACGAACTACAGAAACTCTGTTCTCATTTCAACATATCACTTGACAAGCTTTTTAATATCAAAACAAATCATATTCTATTTAGTGCATCCGACATTAATCATATTCATTTTTCTTTTGAAGATTATATGGCTTTTGTACAGGCAAGTCTTTCGCAATTTGCTAGATCAGAAAACCTAGAAATGATTTATTCTGCTCAGGATATTCCTCTTTTTCATCATTTCCGACATCCTGAGTTGGCTGCTTTTAAAGTGTTCTTTTATTTGAAAGCTGTATTGCTTTTCCCTGAATATGTTAACAAAAAATTCTCATTTGAAGATACGCTGGAAACAACCATGAAAATTGGTAAAAAAATTATTCAGACTTATGAGCGAATACCAGCAAAAGAAATTTGGAACCAAGAAACTATTAATAGTTTTTTAAGACAAATAGAATTCTCGTTTGACATTGGCGTTTTTGAAAACCCAGAAGATGCATTTATATTGTGTGACCGTTTGGATGAAGAAATAAATCATATAAAACTACAGGCTGAAAGAGGTTATAAATATACGGAACAGGATTCCAGCAATAATTCTAACGATAACTATCAGCTTTATTCAAGTGAAGTAATTGTAGGAGATAATACCATTTTGGTAAATATGGACAAATCTCAAATAACCTACCTGACCTATAACGTACTTAGTCTATTATCTACTTCAGACGTTCACTTTTGTCAAAGTACCGAAAAACATTTACGAAACGTAATTTCAAAATCGGCTTTGATCAGTTCAGTTTCAGAACGAGAACGTATCATATTTTTCAATAATATGCATCAGAAAATAGACAAGCTAAGAAGTCGATTAAAAAATTCTGATTGA
- a CDS encoding type II toxin-antitoxin system RelE/ParE family toxin, whose product MKIKLTSLASFKLVKLLNYLEEEWSTKTKLKFIEKMNDKFEILKSTPEIFPISQTRPDLRKLVITKQSIALYKVEQEVIYIITIFDSRQNSSEIENEIKKHFGL is encoded by the coding sequence ATGAAAATTAAGTTAACTTCTCTTGCCTCATTTAAGCTTGTTAAACTACTTAACTACCTAGAAGAAGAGTGGTCGACAAAAACAAAACTTAAGTTTATTGAAAAAATGAACGATAAGTTTGAAATACTAAAATCCACTCCAGAAATATTCCCCATAAGTCAAACCAGGCCAGATTTAAGAAAATTAGTAATTACAAAGCAGTCAATAGCTCTATACAAAGTTGAGCAAGAAGTTATTTACATAATAACAATTTTTGATTCAAGACAAAATTCAAGTGAGATTGAAAATGAGATTAAGAAACATTTTGGCTTATAA
- a CDS encoding Zn-dependent protease, producing the protein MNRIWIWSALFFLIVLGCTKRENTKVAIQPFTGFPTELIDSVEFAIQRFYGFQTIRLEPIDIPENYFVQIKSPRYRADSIIRFLKENRPKGVDHIIGLTTKDISTTKRDKFRKIKQPESKYADWGVFGLGYRPGSSCVVSTYRIFSADKVKNINRLQKVSLHELGHNLGIPHCPDIDCFMRDANETIKTIDFVDVNLCAKCRSRIHKFSLQ; encoded by the coding sequence ATGAATCGAATTTGGATATGGAGTGCATTATTTTTTCTAATTGTTTTGGGATGCACAAAGCGCGAAAACACGAAGGTGGCAATTCAGCCATTCACAGGTTTTCCTACTGAACTTATTGATAGTGTTGAGTTTGCTATTCAACGCTTTTACGGATTTCAAACTATACGATTAGAGCCTATTGATATTCCTGAAAATTACTTTGTTCAGATTAAGTCACCACGCTATCGGGCTGATTCTATTATTCGATTCTTAAAGGAAAACCGACCAAAAGGTGTAGACCATATTATTGGTCTAACAACAAAAGATATATCTACAACAAAAAGAGATAAATTCAGGAAAATTAAACAACCAGAAAGCAAATATGCTGATTGGGGCGTTTTTGGATTAGGTTATCGGCCAGGATCAAGTTGTGTTGTTTCCACATACAGGATTTTCTCTGCAGATAAAGTTAAAAACATTAATCGCTTGCAAAAGGTTAGTCTTCATGAATTGGGTCATAATCTGGGCATCCCACATTGTCCGGATATCGATTGTTTTATGCGTGATGCGAATGAAACAATTAAAACAATCGACTTTGTTGATGTAAATTTATGTGCTAAATGTAGGTCACGAATTCATAAATTTAGCCTTCAATAA
- a CDS encoding DUF86 domain-containing protein, translated as MYLEDIQVAMSRIEEYIENLTFMNFKQDYKTVDAVIRNFEIIGEAAKNVPEEIKNKYSEVPWSEMYLLRNKVSHEYFGIDYEIIWDIASNYLPANKIQIESILKIEE; from the coding sequence ATGTATCTTGAAGACATCCAAGTCGCAATGAGTCGTATTGAAGAATATATAGAGAATTTGACTTTCATGAACTTCAAACAAGACTATAAAACTGTTGACGCTGTAATTAGAAATTTTGAGATTATTGGTGAAGCAGCCAAAAATGTCCCCGAGGAAATTAAAAACAAATATTCTGAAGTCCCATGGAGTGAAATGTACTTGCTAAGAAATAAAGTAAGTCATGAATACTTTGGAATTGATTATGAAATAATTTGGGATATTGCGTCAAACTACCTTCCTGCAAATAAAATTCAAATTGAAAGTATTCTGAAAATAGAAGAATAA
- a CDS encoding T9SS type A sorting domain-containing protein: protein MPTRILCFLLISALISTCSFAQISIQKSVPEQGIVYLKQDINAGVLMDKNTTPFIDYQSVKINHNALKSNDVISSTSGKEILFPNEKAVFQIDIDAQSIEFITPEYTLNPLCQSALNKVPNWLKDDLHRQFRKLAVFKIDGIFANQIINAPNAIVDEVAFQIANLSTETLKDSRFRSTIDLVKENAQHIYNVVDSLKYVRLVEHGSYASGDYYTTTEYKIKEGSNFIWSEIPKEIYYWYVVMPKIDREGVYKEDRSSSTQFRTYGYFWREYLWSNPHSVFDYTQVNITTSKGTIDTIQRFGAIMQQPEYLWDRVEKYFPFNRSFDPEDHALDVLGNWASRSLPIDAAGNRPFEPNQIINEHNGNCHEDALLVAAACRTALIPIVHIGVHGEDHAYGMIWDEDWYHYEFFRGGFSQVISPSFAGITNMMKGGSYSWTTSIAHTTRADGYPDILSSYYNDKMCTLKIQVTDQNGKAVDGAKVEFWCSPGAYSTGWVDNVGFAWTDHTGIASVNVGAGKKYGYQIFHKDFGYIPNSTQANIINTTIALDKETYPVTAQFLAGSMPELNYGNRIDLPKTASFGLHINFTAQGVIAGQNTEDVQNSTFALKTPDNGSLTFFVCDQANYDQYKAGQAFDYYFPVKYFNSGNLYLPVPTVGKWYVVFSNEEATTNYQQLEANVELISNAIWAGLDEFEEDNSITVYPNPFNQNCTIKAPIHTNHIEIFNLCGELVETMQHSPFVWKPDDGISDGIYIIKAYQENSMITSKVIYRK from the coding sequence ATGCCCACAAGAATTTTATGTTTTCTGCTAATTTCAGCCTTAATTTCCACTTGTTCATTCGCTCAAATCAGTATTCAAAAAAGTGTTCCTGAGCAAGGAATTGTATACCTGAAACAAGATATTAATGCAGGTGTGTTAATGGATAAAAACACAACTCCCTTTATTGATTACCAATCAGTAAAAATAAATCATAACGCGCTAAAATCGAATGATGTAATTAGCAGCACATCTGGAAAGGAAATACTTTTTCCGAATGAAAAAGCAGTTTTTCAGATTGATATCGATGCGCAAAGTATCGAATTTATTACGCCCGAATATACATTAAACCCTTTGTGTCAGTCGGCATTAAACAAAGTTCCAAATTGGTTAAAAGATGATTTACATCGTCAATTCAGAAAACTTGCTGTATTTAAAATAGATGGAATTTTTGCCAATCAAATAATTAATGCACCCAATGCTATTGTAGATGAAGTTGCTTTTCAAATTGCAAACTTATCCACTGAAACACTTAAAGATTCAAGATTCCGAAGCACTATTGATTTAGTAAAAGAAAACGCACAACATATTTATAACGTGGTTGATTCCTTAAAATATGTGAGGCTGGTGGAACACGGCAGTTATGCATCAGGAGATTATTACACCACTACTGAATATAAAATAAAAGAAGGATCTAACTTTATCTGGTCTGAAATTCCAAAGGAAATTTACTATTGGTATGTAGTTATGCCTAAAATTGATCGCGAAGGAGTTTATAAAGAAGACCGATCATCCAGCACACAGTTTCGGACTTATGGCTATTTCTGGCGTGAATATTTGTGGTCAAATCCGCACTCAGTTTTCGATTATACTCAAGTAAATATAACTACATCAAAAGGAACAATTGATACTATACAACGCTTCGGTGCCATTATGCAGCAACCCGAATATTTATGGGATAGGGTTGAGAAATACTTTCCATTCAATCGATCATTTGATCCAGAAGATCATGCACTGGATGTATTAGGCAATTGGGCTTCCCGCTCCTTGCCAATAGATGCTGCAGGCAACCGACCTTTTGAGCCTAATCAGATTATTAATGAGCACAATGGAAATTGTCACGAGGATGCATTGCTCGTTGCTGCTGCCTGTAGAACAGCCTTAATTCCGATTGTTCATATTGGTGTTCATGGCGAAGATCATGCTTATGGGATGATTTGGGATGAAGATTGGTATCATTATGAGTTTTTCAGAGGCGGATTCAGCCAAGTAATCAGCCCCTCCTTTGCTGGTATTACCAATATGATGAAAGGTGGTAGCTATAGTTGGACTACTTCCATTGCACATACAACCCGTGCAGATGGTTATCCTGATATTTTATCTTCATACTACAACGATAAAATGTGCACACTCAAAATTCAGGTAACTGATCAAAATGGCAAAGCAGTTGATGGAGCAAAGGTAGAATTCTGGTGTAGCCCCGGTGCTTATAGCACAGGTTGGGTCGACAATGTGGGATTTGCCTGGACAGATCATACAGGTATTGCCAGCGTGAATGTTGGAGCAGGGAAAAAATACGGTTACCAAATTTTCCATAAAGACTTTGGCTATATTCCTAACAGCACGCAAGCCAACATCATTAACACAACTATTGCATTAGATAAAGAGACCTATCCGGTGACAGCTCAATTTTTAGCAGGAAGCATGCCTGAGTTGAATTATGGAAATAGAATAGATTTGCCCAAAACAGCTTCATTTGGTTTGCACATTAATTTCACAGCACAAGGAGTTATTGCAGGACAAAACACTGAAGATGTTCAGAATAGCACGTTTGCCCTCAAAACACCTGATAATGGTTCACTTACTTTTTTTGTTTGTGATCAGGCAAATTATGACCAATATAAAGCAGGACAAGCATTTGATTATTATTTCCCAGTAAAATACTTCAACAGTGGAAATCTATACCTCCCCGTACCTACAGTCGGAAAATGGTATGTCGTTTTTTCTAATGAAGAAGCAACAACGAATTATCAGCAACTCGAAGCAAATGTGGAACTAATTAGTAATGCAATTTGGGCTGGATTGGATGAATTTGAAGAAGACAATTCTATTACAGTATATCCAAATCCATTTAATCAGAATTGCACAATAAAAGCCCCAATACATACAAACCACATTGAAATTTTCAATTTGTGTGGAGAGCTTGTTGAAACAATGCAACATTCACCTTTTGTGTGGAAACCTGACGATGGCATTTCTGATGGTATTTATATTATTAAAGCTTATCAGGAAAATTCAATGATAACTTCTAAAGTGATATATAGAAAGTAG
- a CDS encoding T9SS type A sorting domain-containing protein: MKTVSKCVLLFLFLTSSSLLSAQQMQSDYIWNEKVCLSDENFENDIKPINTSNWWKCIKDKPTTAIKENQEEKSIKAYPNPSNGMFNVEVSKGVEKLSICSASGAIVFEMDLDGWEKVIPVDLSTYDPGIYFIFMSRKEINDLIRISIAR; this comes from the coding sequence ATGAAAACAGTTAGTAAATGTGTCCTCTTGTTCTTATTCTTGACTAGCTCAAGCTTGCTATCAGCTCAGCAAATGCAATCCGACTATATCTGGAACGAAAAGGTTTGCCTGTCGGATGAGAATTTTGAAAATGATATTAAACCGATAAATACATCCAATTGGTGGAAATGCATAAAAGACAAGCCAACAACAGCTATCAAAGAAAATCAGGAAGAGAAAAGCATTAAAGCATATCCTAATCCATCCAATGGAATGTTTAATGTAGAAGTTTCCAAGGGAGTTGAAAAACTTAGTATTTGTTCTGCTTCAGGAGCTATTGTATTTGAAATGGATTTAGATGGCTGGGAAAAAGTAATTCCAGTAGATTTAAGTACCTACGATCCGGGCATTTATTTCATATTCATGAGTAGGAAAGAAATAAATGATCTTATCAGAATTTCAATTGCACGCTAA
- a CDS encoding ATPase produces MRLESNASLQIQKPINEVFEGIVNPEKMTKYFISESSGRLETGKDVIWKFPEFPDKFPIKNIEIETNRSISFIWDPETVVTITLKKLADNSTIVRVNENGKELTADNLKWVLENTEGWANFLACMKAYLEYGIQLRKGAFEFMRKEK; encoded by the coding sequence ATGAGACTTGAATCTAATGCATCACTACAAATTCAAAAACCAATAAACGAAGTTTTTGAAGGGATTGTAAATCCAGAGAAAATGACCAAATATTTCATTTCGGAAAGTAGTGGAAGATTGGAAACTGGAAAAGACGTGATTTGGAAATTTCCGGAATTTCCTGATAAGTTTCCTATCAAGAATATTGAAATTGAAACCAATCGTTCAATTTCATTTATATGGGATCCAGAAACTGTTGTAACCATTACATTAAAAAAGTTAGCAGACAATAGTACAATAGTAAGAGTAAACGAAAACGGAAAGGAACTTACTGCAGATAACCTTAAATGGGTTTTGGAAAATACGGAAGGATGGGCAAATTTCCTTGCTTGTATGAAAGCCTATTTGGAGTATGGTATCCAACTTCGTAAAGGAGCATTTGAGTTTATGAGAAAGGAAAAATAA
- a CDS encoding nucleotidyltransferase family protein — translation MLTKLFILSKLKELKPTLSKEYAVKEIGLFGSFSEDESTELSDIDILVELERPIGWKIFSLELYLEKIFNRKIDLVTKNALKAQIKDNILNQVNYV, via the coding sequence ATGCTTACAAAGCTTTTCATATTATCAAAATTAAAAGAACTAAAGCCTACACTTTCAAAAGAGTACGCAGTTAAAGAAATAGGCTTGTTTGGATCATTTTCAGAAGATGAATCAACTGAACTTAGTGATATTGACATTTTAGTTGAATTGGAAAGACCAATTGGCTGGAAAATCTTTTCACTTGAATTATATTTAGAGAAAATATTCAATAGAAAAATAGACCTAGTCACAAAAAATGCTTTGAAAGCACAGATTAAAGATAATATTCTTAATCAAGTCAATTACGTCTAA